From Candidatus Manganitrophus morganii, the proteins below share one genomic window:
- a CDS encoding sulfurtransferase: MAHSPGFLKLVEEAKKRIKECTIAEVKGRLEAERPFHFIDVREDHEWGKDHAAGARHLGRGILERDIEGLIPDKKAEIVVYCGGGYRSALAADNLQKMGYTNVVSMDGGIKAWRAAGYPMEKQDGSVN, encoded by the coding sequence ATGGCGCACAGTCCCGGTTTTCTCAAGCTGGTCGAGGAGGCGAAAAAACGGATTAAAGAGTGCACGATTGCGGAAGTGAAGGGGAGGTTGGAGGCGGAAAGGCCGTTTCACTTCATCGATGTCCGGGAGGACCACGAATGGGGGAAGGATCACGCGGCCGGCGCAAGGCACCTGGGGCGGGGAATTTTGGAGCGGGATATTGAAGGATTGATCCCCGATAAGAAGGCAGAGATCGTCGTCTACTGCGGGGGAGGGTATCGGTCGGCTCTGGCGGCCGACAACCTGCAGAAGATGGGATATACGAATGTGGTGTCGATGGACGGGGGGATCAAAGCATGGCGAGCGGCGGGGTATCCGATGGAGAAGCAAGATGGATCGGTCAATTAG
- a CDS encoding NifU family protein, whose amino-acid sequence MIQITEIAKKRIAVLKQDQETNHGKKIEGLRLVVKSISPSPEYALAFVEQGKTELSDTVVEVDGIKLFMESRHANLLEDVKIDFITGLQQTGFKVDNPKVIESKPATPATPPNLESPQAKAVQQVIETEINPGVAAHGGYITLVDVKEEIAYIRLGGGCQGCGMSNVTLKQGVVVAIKKAIPEIKDVVDVTDHAGGTNPYYTPGK is encoded by the coding sequence ATGATCCAGATAACCGAGATTGCAAAGAAGAGAATCGCCGTCCTGAAGCAAGATCAAGAAACCAACCATGGGAAGAAGATCGAAGGACTCCGGCTGGTGGTCAAGTCGATCTCCCCGAGCCCGGAGTATGCCCTTGCCTTCGTTGAGCAGGGAAAAACGGAGTTGAGCGACACGGTGGTCGAAGTCGATGGAATTAAGTTATTCATGGAGTCGCGCCATGCGAACCTTCTCGAAGATGTGAAGATCGACTTCATCACCGGCCTCCAGCAGACCGGCTTTAAGGTCGATAATCCCAAGGTCATCGAATCGAAACCGGCGACGCCGGCGACCCCCCCCAATTTGGAGAGTCCCCAAGCGAAAGCGGTCCAACAGGTCATCGAAACCGAGATCAATCCTGGCGTGGCCGCGCACGGAGGGTATATCACCTTGGTCGATGTGAAGGAGGAGATCGCCTACATTCGGCTGGGAGGGGGCTGCCAGGGTTGCGGGATGTCCAATGTCACGCTCAAGCAAGGCGTCGTCGTCGCGATCAAGAAAGCGATTCCCGAAATCAAAGATGTGGTTGATGTCACCGATCATGCCGGCGGGACCAATCCTTATTACACCCCCGGAAAATAA
- the uvrA gene encoding excinuclease ABC subunit UvrA, translating to MKDQKIVIKGAREHNLKNIDLEIPRDQLVVITGLSGSGKSSLAFDTIYAEGQRRYVESLSAYARQFLEQMDKPDVDTIEGLSPAISIEQKTTSKNPRSTVGTVTEIYDYFRLLFARIGRPFCFKCGKEITAQTIQQMVDTVMQFPKGEKIQILAPIVRGRKGEYKKELLAIRQKGFVRVRIDRKMIDLSQEEHPIQDKNKKHTIEVVVDRLVVKEGLERRLADSLELAAKMGEGIVFLLKDKEEILFSEHLACVDCGVSYPEIEPRIFSFNSPHGACSSCDGLGTTLDIDPDRVISNKQLSIREGAIRPWERRSSMFYYQMLEALAEHYNFDLRAPFQELAPDHQKILLYGSGTDEIRFYYEKDGRREFFRRPFEGVIRNLERRYKETDSSYIRAEIEEFMGMNPCPACKGNRLKPESLAIKIGAKSIAEITTFSIQEALQFILDLQLTEKERVIAQRILKEIRDRLGFLANVGVEYLTLDRAAGTLSGGEGQRIRLATQIGSSLVGVLYILDEPSIGLHQRDNVRLLNTLRRLRDLGNTVLVVEHDQETIETADWVIDMGPAAGIHGGEIIAQGTPKEILAHPRSLTGKYLSGERSISLPPRRREAKGFLKIKGATENNLKNIEVEIPLGLLTCVTGVSGSGKSTLVLEVLYKNLAQKIYRSSERPGSCRGIDGMDQIDKVIHIDQSPIGRTPRSNPATYTGVFTFVRDLFTQLPESRMRGYKSGRYSFNVKGGRCEACQGDGVIKIEMHFLPDIYVTCEVCSGKRYNRETLDILYRGKSIADVLDMTVEGALDFFQAIPSIKSKLLTLQEVGLGYVKLGQSATTLSGGEAQRVKLSKELSKRPTGKTLYILDEPTTGLHFADIQRLLDVLNRFAESGNTVVVIEHNLDVIRNADWVIDLGPEGGTGGGEVVATGVPEKVAQVEQSYTGQFLRKMLKS from the coding sequence ATGAAAGACCAAAAAATCGTCATCAAAGGGGCGCGGGAGCACAACCTCAAGAACATCGATCTGGAAATTCCGCGCGATCAGCTTGTGGTAATCACGGGACTTTCCGGCTCGGGGAAGTCGTCGCTCGCCTTCGACACGATCTATGCCGAGGGGCAGAGGCGCTATGTGGAATCTCTCTCGGCCTATGCCCGGCAGTTTTTGGAGCAGATGGACAAGCCCGACGTCGATACGATCGAAGGGCTCTCTCCGGCGATTTCGATCGAGCAGAAGACAACGAGCAAGAACCCCCGCTCCACCGTCGGAACGGTCACGGAGATCTACGACTACTTCCGGCTTCTCTTCGCCCGGATCGGCCGGCCTTTCTGCTTCAAGTGCGGCAAGGAGATCACCGCTCAGACGATCCAGCAGATGGTCGACACCGTCATGCAGTTTCCGAAGGGGGAGAAGATCCAGATCCTCGCCCCCATTGTCCGGGGGAGGAAGGGGGAGTATAAAAAAGAGCTTCTCGCCATCCGCCAGAAGGGGTTTGTCCGGGTCCGGATCGATAGGAAGATGATCGATCTCTCTCAGGAAGAGCACCCGATCCAGGACAAAAACAAGAAACATACGATCGAGGTGGTGGTCGACCGTTTGGTCGTCAAAGAAGGGCTGGAGCGGCGGCTCGCCGATTCGTTGGAATTGGCGGCCAAAATGGGGGAGGGGATCGTCTTTCTCCTTAAGGACAAAGAAGAGATCCTCTTCTCCGAGCACCTTGCCTGCGTCGATTGCGGGGTGAGCTACCCGGAGATCGAGCCGCGCATCTTCTCGTTCAACTCGCCGCATGGGGCCTGTTCCTCCTGCGACGGCCTCGGCACCACCCTTGACATCGACCCCGACCGGGTCATTTCCAACAAGCAGCTCTCCATCCGCGAAGGGGCGATCCGTCCCTGGGAGCGGCGCAGCTCGATGTTTTATTATCAAATGCTCGAAGCGCTCGCCGAGCACTACAACTTCGACCTGCGCGCCCCCTTCCAGGAGCTCGCTCCCGACCATCAGAAGATCCTTCTCTACGGCTCCGGCACGGACGAGATCCGCTTCTACTATGAAAAAGACGGGCGCCGCGAGTTTTTCCGCCGGCCGTTCGAAGGGGTGATCCGCAACCTCGAGCGCCGTTACAAGGAGACCGACTCTTCCTATATCCGGGCCGAAATCGAAGAGTTCATGGGGATGAATCCCTGCCCTGCCTGCAAAGGAAATCGCCTCAAGCCGGAGAGTCTCGCCATCAAGATCGGCGCCAAGTCGATCGCCGAGATCACGACATTCTCCATCCAGGAGGCGCTTCAATTCATCCTCGATCTGCAGCTGACCGAAAAGGAGCGGGTCATCGCCCAGCGAATCTTGAAAGAGATCCGGGACCGGCTTGGCTTTCTGGCCAATGTCGGTGTCGAATACCTCACCCTCGATCGGGCGGCGGGGACCCTCTCCGGCGGGGAGGGGCAGCGGATCCGCCTGGCGACACAGATCGGCTCGTCGCTCGTCGGCGTCCTTTATATTCTCGACGAGCCGAGCATCGGGCTCCACCAGCGGGACAACGTCCGGCTGCTGAACACCCTACGCCGCCTGCGCGACCTGGGGAATACCGTGCTGGTCGTCGAGCACGACCAGGAGACGATCGAGACGGCCGATTGGGTCATCGACATGGGACCGGCCGCCGGAATTCATGGCGGGGAGATCATCGCGCAGGGGACGCCGAAAGAGATCCTCGCCCACCCCCGCTCTCTGACCGGGAAGTATCTCTCCGGGGAGCGGTCGATTTCGCTGCCGCCGCGCCGCCGAGAGGCGAAGGGGTTTTTGAAAATCAAGGGAGCGACCGAGAATAATCTCAAGAACATCGAGGTCGAGATTCCGTTAGGGCTCCTCACCTGCGTGACCGGCGTCTCCGGGTCGGGCAAATCGACGTTGGTCCTGGAGGTTCTTTACAAAAACCTGGCGCAGAAGATCTATCGAAGCAGCGAGCGGCCGGGGAGCTGCCGTGGAATCGACGGGATGGATCAGATCGACAAGGTGATCCACATCGATCAGTCGCCGATCGGGCGGACCCCCCGTTCGAATCCTGCGACCTACACCGGTGTGTTCACTTTTGTCCGTGATCTTTTCACCCAGCTCCCCGAGTCGCGGATGCGCGGCTATAAGTCGGGACGTTACTCGTTCAATGTCAAAGGGGGCCGTTGCGAAGCGTGCCAGGGGGATGGGGTGATCAAGATCGAGATGCACTTCCTCCCCGATATTTACGTGACCTGCGAAGTCTGCAGCGGGAAGCGGTATAACCGGGAGACCCTCGACATCCTCTACAGGGGGAAGAGCATCGCCGATGTCCTCGACATGACGGTCGAAGGGGCCTTGGATTTTTTCCAGGCGATCCCCTCGATCAAGAGCAAGCTCCTCACCCTTCAGGAGGTCGGTCTCGGCTATGTCAAGCTGGGGCAATCGGCGACGACCCTCTCGGGCGGGGAGGCGCAACGGGTGAAACTTTCCAAGGAGCTCTCCAAACGTCCCACCGGAAAGACCCTCTATATCTTGGACGAGCCGACGACCGGCCTTCACTTTGCCGACATTCAACGGTTGCTCGATGTTTTGAACCGTTTTGCAGAATCGGGGAATACCGTCGTCGTCATCGAGCATAATCTCGATGTGATCCGAAACGCCGACTGGGTGATTGACCTCGGTCCGGAGGGGGGAACGGGGGGTGGGGAGGTCGTCGCGACCGGCGTTCCGGAGAAGGTGGCCCAGGTAGAACAATCTTATACGGGACAATTTCTACGGAAGATGCTGAAATCATAG
- a CDS encoding cobalamin-binding protein — MNRIVSLIASSTEIVCALGLEDQLIGRSHECDYPLSVSRLPVCTAPKFATEGTSGEIDRRVKGLLQQALSIYRVDADLLMQLRPTHIITQTQCEVCAVSLKEVEQALREWITPGAAAEATPTLIPLAPNSLSDIWADIRRVADAMGVSERGRALVQQLQERIAVIAKKNERLAVRPRAAAIEWIDPLMAGGNWMPELIGMAGGTNLFGEAGKHSPWMTWEALIQADPDVLLVLPCGFDIPRTRKELPALTGHPAWPALKAVREKQVYLLDGNQYFNRPGPRLAESLEILAEIFHPDRFRFGHEGTGWIRI; from the coding sequence ATGAATCGAATTGTTTCATTGATTGCCAGCAGCACCGAAATTGTGTGCGCGCTTGGTTTGGAAGATCAACTGATCGGCCGGTCTCATGAATGCGACTATCCCCTCTCGGTTTCGCGCCTGCCGGTCTGCACGGCGCCGAAATTCGCCACCGAGGGGACCAGCGGCGAGATCGACCGGCGGGTCAAAGGACTTTTGCAACAGGCGTTGAGTATTTACCGGGTGGACGCCGATCTTCTCATGCAGCTCCGCCCGACCCACATTATCACGCAAACCCAATGCGAGGTCTGCGCGGTCAGCCTGAAGGAGGTCGAGCAGGCGCTCCGGGAGTGGATCACCCCCGGCGCCGCGGCAGAAGCAACCCCCACTCTCATTCCGCTCGCCCCGAATTCTCTCTCCGATATTTGGGCCGACATTCGGCGGGTCGCCGACGCGATGGGGGTTTCCGAGCGAGGCCGCGCCCTTGTGCAACAGTTGCAGGAGCGGATAGCGGTCATTGCAAAGAAAAACGAACGGCTTGCGGTGAGGCCGCGCGCCGCGGCCATCGAATGGATCGATCCGCTGATGGCCGGGGGAAACTGGATGCCTGAGTTGATCGGGATGGCGGGCGGGACCAACCTTTTCGGAGAAGCGGGGAAGCACTCTCCCTGGATGACCTGGGAAGCGCTTATTCAAGCCGATCCCGATGTCCTTCTCGTCTTACCGTGCGGATTCGACATTCCGCGGACCCGGAAGGAGCTTCCCGCGTTGACCGGACATCCTGCCTGGCCGGCGTTGAAAGCCGTCCGCGAGAAACAGGTTTATCTGCTCGACGGGAATCAGTACTTCAACCGTCCCGGTCCCCGCCTTGCCGAGTCGCTTGAGATCTTGGCCGAGATCTTCCATCCCGACCGGTTTCGATTCGGCCATGAAGGGACCGGGTGGATCAGGATCTAG
- a CDS encoding DUF72 domain-containing protein, whose protein sequence is MQAQAVRVGCSGWQYRHWKGSFYPSSLPQKKWLDYYASQFDTVEINNSFYRLPSEKSFSEWRDRVPDHFLYAVKASRYLTHIKRLKDPADPLHRFWSRSRLLGPKLGPVLYQLPPHLKRNARRLFDFLEALPDHPLQVVEFRDPTWYTDEIFRAMEAKGVAMCIHDHHESAAPRETVGPFVYARFHGADGHYQGAYSDRALRDWAAWLAKEARSGKAIYAYFNNDTGAHAPRNAQTLRKSLTSLLQREAA, encoded by the coding sequence ATGCAAGCACAAGCGGTTCGTGTCGGATGTTCCGGCTGGCAATATCGTCATTGGAAAGGGAGCTTCTACCCCTCATCGCTCCCTCAGAAAAAATGGCTCGACTATTACGCCTCGCAATTCGACACCGTCGAGATCAACAACAGCTTCTACCGGCTTCCGAGCGAAAAAAGTTTTTCCGAATGGCGCGATCGGGTCCCCGATCATTTTCTCTATGCGGTGAAAGCCAGCCGATATCTGACCCACATCAAAAGGCTGAAAGATCCCGCCGACCCGCTCCACCGCTTCTGGAGCCGGTCCCGACTTCTTGGACCGAAGCTCGGCCCCGTCCTTTATCAACTCCCTCCTCATTTAAAACGGAACGCGCGGCGACTCTTCGACTTTTTGGAGGCCCTCCCGGACCACCCGCTGCAAGTGGTTGAATTTCGAGATCCAACCTGGTATACCGATGAGATCTTCCGGGCGATGGAGGCAAAAGGGGTGGCGATGTGCATTCATGACCATCACGAATCGGCCGCCCCGCGGGAGACGGTTGGCCCGTTCGTTTACGCCCGATTTCACGGGGCCGACGGTCATTATCAAGGGGCCTACTCCGATCGGGCGCTGCGCGACTGGGCGGCCTGGCTTGCTAAAGAAGCCCGGTCGGGAAAAGCGATCTATGCTTATTTCAACAATGACACCGGCGCGCACGCGCCGAGGAACGCGCAAACGCTTCGGAAATCACTGACATCACTTCTCCAACGGGAGGCGGCCTGA
- a CDS encoding ATP-grasp domain-containing protein, whose product MKRLLLLLPSTSYRAADFLIAAERLGVAVVVGSNERQALESVVPGKTITLDFADLKGAAEKVADFAKDHPIDAVVSADEESIVLAATISEALSLPYNPVSATAAAKDKHRLREVLTAASLPTPPFQLFSTDDPPEVLSQKVFYPCVLKPTFLSASRGVIRANHPDEFVAAFYWLSRILKEPEVKRLGGDAAKQILVEDFIPGKEVALEGLLREGHLSALALFDKPDPLDGPFFEETIYVTPSRLPPSMQEAITECTGRAAAALGLKEGPIHAELRVNERGPWIIELAARSIGGICSRALRFGVGLTLEEIILRHALGMPIESLERERPAAGVMMIPIPAAGTLLNYQGVEEAKKVPGIVDVKITIHRKQKVIPLPEGRRYLGFIFAHAPQAEQVEAALREAHRKLKFEIVPFSK is encoded by the coding sequence ATGAAACGGCTTCTTCTCCTTCTCCCGAGCACGTCGTATCGCGCGGCCGACTTTCTCATTGCCGCGGAGCGCCTCGGCGTGGCGGTCGTCGTCGGCTCGAATGAGCGGCAGGCCCTCGAATCGGTCGTCCCCGGAAAAACGATCACCCTCGATTTCGCCGATTTAAAAGGGGCCGCCGAAAAAGTGGCCGACTTCGCCAAGGATCATCCGATCGATGCTGTTGTGTCGGCCGATGAAGAGTCGATCGTTCTGGCCGCAACGATCTCGGAAGCGCTCTCGCTCCCCTACAACCCGGTCTCGGCGACCGCCGCCGCAAAGGACAAACATCGCCTCCGCGAGGTCTTGACCGCCGCCTCGCTCCCGACCCCTCCGTTCCAGCTCTTCTCGACCGACGATCCGCCGGAGGTCCTTTCACAAAAGGTCTTTTATCCTTGCGTCTTGAAGCCGACCTTTCTCTCCGCCAGCCGCGGCGTGATCCGGGCGAATCATCCCGATGAGTTTGTCGCCGCTTTTTATTGGTTGAGCCGCATTCTAAAAGAGCCGGAGGTAAAACGCCTCGGCGGCGATGCCGCCAAGCAGATTTTGGTCGAGGATTTTATACCGGGAAAAGAGGTCGCGCTGGAAGGACTGCTTCGGGAAGGACATCTTTCGGCCTTGGCGCTCTTCGATAAGCCCGACCCGCTCGATGGGCCTTTCTTCGAGGAGACAATTTATGTGACCCCCTCGCGCCTCCCCCCCTCGATGCAAGAGGCGATCACCGAATGCACCGGCCGGGCCGCGGCGGCGCTCGGGTTGAAGGAGGGGCCGATTCATGCCGAGCTTCGGGTCAATGAGAGAGGCCCCTGGATCATTGAATTGGCCGCCCGATCGATCGGCGGGATCTGCTCCCGCGCGCTTCGATTCGGCGTCGGCCTCACCTTGGAAGAGATCATCCTTCGCCATGCCCTCGGCATGCCGATCGAATCGCTCGAGCGGGAGCGCCCCGCCGCCGGGGTGATGATGATCCCGATCCCGGCCGCGGGAACGTTGCTCAATTATCAAGGAGTCGAAGAGGCGAAAAAGGTGCCGGGGATCGTCGATGTAAAGATCACGATCCACCGCAAACAGAAGGTGATCCCCCTTCCGGAAGGAAGACGCTACCTCGGCTTTATCTTTGCCCACGCCCCGCAAGCTGAACAGGTCGAAGCCGCCCTCCGAGAAGCCCACCGGAAGCTGAAATTTGAGATTGTCCCGTTCAGCAAGTGA
- a CDS encoding DNRLRE domain-containing protein, which translates to MSDAKKVGLIFGVFIFSFLFFSTTVFAGDATLTWNTNTEADLAGYRVYFGTASRTYGPSINVGKATSYTLTGLANRTHFFAVTAYDTAGNESAFSVEVSKSITTPDTVTPVLSSINAGSIAANSAVITWGTNEPTDTQVQYGTTTSYGSSTTRVTTLVTVHSQTLTGLLPSTLYHYRVLSRDAAGNLATSLDNTFTTPAPAPPPSSSTPATVRLSPAADTFLNVDTSANSTSTTLNTYTWPANRIANAVLMKFALSTLPAGAVIQSATLNLALVESDTTSDATYNVAVHKLINRNPDLTRATGATYDGTNAWAANSCCNNNYPLAQADISAAYDTEAINKTLGNKVWDITAMVREWMSSPASNFGLLVNSDATKGADRYRTFASMEHPTANLRPYLSITYSASTADTSAPTAPTGLTATAASSSQINLSWNVSTDNVGVTGYRIYRNGTQVGTTTLRNYSNAGLAADTAYSYTVAAYDAAGNLSAQSAAVSTRTLPPPDTTAPVISGILAGSITANGALISWSTNEPADTQVEYGTTTAYGTSTPIVSTLVTAHSQVLTGLNPATTYQYRVKSKDAAGNLAASGNGTFTTAPLPDTTAPSVPQGVAASILSAIQINLSWSASTDNVGVAGYRVYRNGVQVGTTATPGYSDTGLLAATLYSYRVAAYDAAGNVSAQSSAINATTALLSPPPSSTPATVRLSPAADTFLNVDTSANSTSTTLNTYTWPANRIANAVLMKFALSTLPAGAVIQSATLNLALVESDTTSDATYNVAVHKLINRNPDLTRATGATYDGTNAWAANSCCNNNYPLAQADISAAYDTEAINKTLGNKVWDITAMVREWMSSPASNFGLLVNSDATKGADRYRTFASMEHPTANLRPYLSVTYTLP; encoded by the coding sequence GTGAGTGACGCTAAGAAGGTTGGCCTGATCTTTGGTGTCTTCATTTTTTCTTTTCTCTTTTTTAGCACGACCGTTTTTGCCGGGGATGCAACGTTGACATGGAACACGAACACAGAGGCCGATCTGGCCGGCTATCGCGTTTATTTCGGGACCGCTTCACGGACATATGGGCCTTCGATCAATGTCGGTAAGGCGACATCGTACACCCTTACCGGCCTTGCCAACCGAACCCATTTTTTCGCTGTGACCGCCTATGACACCGCCGGGAATGAAAGCGCTTTCTCCGTCGAAGTGTCGAAGAGTATCACCACCCCCGATACGGTGACCCCGGTGCTCTCCAGCATCAACGCGGGGAGCATTGCCGCCAACAGCGCGGTGATTACATGGGGAACCAATGAGCCGACCGATACGCAGGTGCAGTACGGCACAACGACTTCTTATGGCTCATCCACGACGCGGGTGACCACCTTGGTCACAGTCCATAGCCAAACCTTAACGGGTCTGCTCCCCTCGACCCTTTATCACTACCGGGTATTGAGCCGAGATGCCGCCGGCAATCTCGCAACTTCGCTGGACAACACTTTTACCACCCCCGCCCCCGCACCTCCCCCTTCCTCTTCCACGCCGGCGACGGTGAGGTTGAGTCCGGCGGCCGACACCTTCTTGAATGTGGATACCTCGGCCAACAGCACCTCGACGACACTGAACACCTACACCTGGCCTGCGAACCGGATCGCCAACGCGGTGTTGATGAAGTTTGCTTTGAGTACCCTTCCGGCCGGGGCCGTGATCCAGAGCGCGACGTTGAATCTGGCGCTGGTGGAGAGCGATACCACGTCCGATGCTACCTATAATGTTGCGGTGCACAAGCTGATCAACCGGAACCCCGATCTGACGCGAGCCACCGGTGCTACCTACGACGGCACCAACGCTTGGGCGGCGAACAGCTGCTGTAATAATAATTATCCGCTGGCGCAGGCCGACATCTCGGCGGCCTACGATACCGAGGCGATCAACAAGACATTGGGAAATAAAGTGTGGGACATCACCGCGATGGTGCGGGAGTGGATGAGCAGCCCTGCGAGTAACTTCGGGCTGCTGGTCAACTCCGATGCCACCAAAGGGGCCGACCGCTACCGCACCTTTGCCAGCATGGAGCATCCGACCGCAAACCTTCGGCCGTATCTGAGCATCACTTATTCAGCATCCACTGCGGATACGTCGGCGCCGACGGCGCCGACGGGCCTGACGGCGACGGCCGCTTCCTCCAGTCAAATCAACCTTTCTTGGAATGTGTCCACCGATAACGTCGGCGTCACCGGTTATCGAATCTATCGCAACGGCACCCAGGTGGGGACGACGACCTTGCGGAATTACTCGAATGCCGGTTTAGCGGCCGACACAGCCTACAGCTACACTGTCGCAGCGTACGATGCGGCGGGGAACCTGTCGGCCCAGAGCGCCGCGGTGAGTACAAGGACGCTGCCGCCGCCGGACACGACCGCGCCGGTGATCTCGGGAATCCTGGCGGGGAGTATCACTGCCAACGGGGCCCTGATCAGTTGGAGCACCAATGAGCCGGCCGACACCCAGGTGGAGTACGGGACAACGACCGCGTATGGGACTTCTACCCCGATTGTCTCCACTCTGGTCACGGCGCATTCCCAGGTGCTGACCGGACTGAATCCCGCCACCACCTATCAATATCGGGTGAAGAGCAAAGATGCCGCCGGTAATCTGGCGGCCTCCGGAAATGGGACCTTCACGACCGCCCCGCTCCCGGATACAACAGCCCCCTCTGTTCCACAGGGTGTTGCAGCGAGCATCCTCTCGGCGATCCAGATCAATCTTTCCTGGAGCGCTTCGACCGATAATGTCGGGGTGGCAGGCTATCGGGTTTATCGAAACGGGGTTCAGGTGGGAACGACCGCAACCCCAGGCTACTCGGACACGGGTCTGTTGGCCGCGACATTGTACAGCTACCGGGTCGCGGCTTATGATGCGGCGGGGAACGTCTCGGCGCAGTCTTCCGCCATCAATGCAACCACCGCCCTGCTTTCTCCCCCCCCCTCTTCCACGCCGGCGACGGTGAGGTTGAGTCCGGCGGCCGACACCTTCTTGAATGTGGATACCTCGGCCAACAGCACCTCGACGACACTGAACACCTACACCTGGCCTGCGAACCGGATCGCCAACGCGGTGTTGATGAAGTTTGCTTTGAGTACCCTTCCGGCCGGGGCCGTGATCCAGAGCGCGACGTTGAATCTGGCGCTGGTGGAGAGCGATACCACGTCCGATGCTACCTATAATGTTGCGGTGCACAAGCTGATCAACCGGAACCCCGATCTGACGCGAGCCACCGGTGCTACCTACGACGGCACCAACGCTTGGGCGGCGAACAGCTGCTGTAATAATAATTATCCGCTGGCGCAGGCCGACATCTCGGCGGCCTACGATACCGAGGCGATCAACAAGACATTGGGAAATAAAGTGTGGGACATCACCGCGATGGTGCGGGAGTGGATGAGCAGCCCTGCGAGTAACTTCGGGCTGCTGGTCAACTCCGATGCGACCAAAGGGGCCGATCGATACCGCACCTTCGCCAGCATGGAGCATCCGACCGCAAACCTTCGGCCGTATCTGAGCGTCACCTATACGCTTCCGTAG